A genomic stretch from Kribbella amoyensis includes:
- a CDS encoding VOC family protein — translation MFTKTRAFSGFSVNDIAAARTFYADQLGLDVSEEHGMLSLNIAGGIPVLVYPKTDHVPAEFTILNFPVSDIDAAVSELTARGITFENYGLEQDATGVHRGEGPPIAWFKDPAGNVLSVIQQ, via the coding sequence ATGTTCACCAAGACGAGAGCCTTCAGCGGCTTCTCCGTGAACGACATCGCGGCAGCCCGTACCTTCTACGCCGACCAGCTCGGGCTGGACGTGTCCGAGGAGCACGGGATGCTCAGCCTGAACATCGCCGGCGGTATCCCGGTGCTCGTCTACCCGAAGACCGATCACGTCCCCGCCGAGTTCACCATCCTGAACTTCCCGGTGTCCGACATCGACGCGGCCGTCAGTGAACTGACCGCTCGCGGCATCACCTTCGAGAACTACGGTCTCGAGCAGGACGCCACCGGGGTCCACCGGGGCGAGGGGCCGCCGATCGCCTGGTTCAAGGACCCGGCCGGCAACGTCCTGTCCGTGATCCAGCAGTAG
- a CDS encoding DUF3152 domain-containing protein, translating to MRKLRITAVVLVAVIATGALYQLPAGPFAHREFPERPIAQAPALAEPPQAVQGEATGEPTARTSASVPTEPRIAYPDRGPGTYAVLPGDPATLGRSGRMMTYQFVVEGGITGLDRSAVARFVRETYAAPDGWTAGGRWRFRQVGPGQAAAFQLMFVTPGTRDRLCGGGYDHYTSCRIGKRVVLNIARWVQGVPGYGAPLAVYRQYMVSHETGHRLGEAHELCPGPGRPAPVMQQQTLGLHGCTANAWPYRSGRRYEGRLGKYDDSVPTS from the coding sequence ATGCGCAAGCTGAGGATTACTGCCGTGGTACTCGTGGCGGTGATCGCGACGGGGGCGCTGTACCAGCTCCCGGCCGGGCCGTTCGCCCACCGCGAGTTCCCCGAGCGCCCGATCGCGCAGGCGCCCGCACTGGCTGAGCCTCCGCAGGCCGTCCAGGGTGAAGCCACCGGCGAACCGACCGCGCGGACGTCGGCCTCCGTCCCGACCGAGCCGCGGATCGCCTACCCCGATCGCGGGCCTGGAACGTACGCCGTCCTTCCGGGTGATCCGGCGACACTCGGCCGGAGTGGACGAATGATGACGTACCAGTTCGTGGTGGAAGGCGGCATCACCGGACTCGACCGATCGGCCGTCGCCCGCTTCGTCCGGGAGACCTATGCCGCCCCGGACGGCTGGACCGCGGGTGGACGATGGCGGTTCCGGCAGGTGGGACCGGGTCAGGCGGCCGCATTCCAGCTGATGTTCGTCACGCCGGGCACGCGCGATCGGTTGTGCGGCGGGGGCTACGACCACTACACGAGCTGCCGCATCGGTAAGCGGGTGGTGCTCAACATCGCCCGCTGGGTCCAAGGCGTTCCCGGGTACGGGGCTCCGCTCGCGGTCTACCGGCAGTACATGGTGAGCCACGAGACCGGCCATCGCCTCGGCGAAGCCCACGAACTCTGCCCCGGCCCGGGCCGGCCGGCGCCGGTGATGCAGCAACAGACCCTCGGCCTGCACGGCTGCACCGCCAACGCCTGGCCGTACCGCTCCGGCCGGCGGTACGAAGGCCGCCTCGGCAAGTACGACGACTCCGTACCGACGAGCTGA
- a CDS encoding protein-arginine deiminase family protein, with translation MVSEQGYQPPVRIDTSWLLVGHVDETVHVVRADNERGWTLAVADPRSAVRLLEDAHRKGAGSVRLFADTNAPRKPTVDEILADSKRLTANAEAARHIDDQVRILLRATGLRSSDLVRLPVFFEKQEQLGGLRALTPDVVNGVSLTERQFAAPDPHGPTVHGQDIFRAATEIALAKAGVRVHWVEDFFWAHLGGGEVHCATNALRDTRTTNRWWS, from the coding sequence CTGGTCAGCGAGCAGGGATACCAGCCGCCGGTCCGGATCGACACGTCCTGGCTCCTGGTCGGGCACGTCGACGAGACGGTCCACGTGGTCCGCGCCGACAACGAGCGCGGCTGGACCTTGGCGGTGGCCGACCCGCGATCCGCCGTCCGGTTGCTCGAGGACGCGCATCGCAAGGGAGCCGGGAGCGTGCGGCTGTTCGCGGACACCAATGCGCCGCGCAAGCCGACGGTCGACGAGATCCTTGCCGACAGCAAGCGCCTCACGGCCAACGCGGAGGCGGCCCGGCACATCGACGACCAGGTCAGGATTTTGCTGCGGGCAACCGGCCTCCGATCGTCGGACCTGGTCCGGCTGCCGGTGTTCTTCGAGAAGCAGGAGCAGCTCGGCGGACTCCGCGCACTCACCCCCGATGTCGTGAACGGCGTCTCCTTAACCGAGCGCCAGTTCGCCGCCCCGGACCCGCACGGCCCAACGGTCCACGGCCAGGACATCTTCCGCGCGGCCACCGAGATCGCCCTCGCCAAGGCCGGCGTGCGCGTCCACTGGGTCGAGGACTTCTTCTGGGCCCACCTGGGCGGCGGCGAGGTCCACTGCGCGACCAACGCCCTCCGCGATACCCGGACCACGAACCGCTGGTGGTCCTGA
- a CDS encoding GNAT family N-acetyltransferase — MTEIEVRRAGPDDAPALVRLRGLMLEAMGQDLGGPDAPWRDVALRYFTDQLSSPASFAAFVADDPEAGVVANAAGHVTVHPPGPKDPTTLRGALYNVSTEPAFRRRGLARACVTALLDWYRDETGVGQVELHATEEGAELYHSLGFVDSRYSTQRLHVPR, encoded by the coding sequence GTGACCGAGATCGAGGTACGCCGCGCTGGACCGGACGACGCGCCGGCCCTGGTCCGGCTCCGCGGGCTGATGCTCGAGGCGATGGGCCAGGACCTCGGCGGACCGGACGCACCGTGGCGCGACGTGGCACTGCGGTACTTCACCGACCAGCTGAGCTCGCCCGCCTCCTTCGCGGCCTTCGTCGCCGACGACCCGGAAGCCGGCGTGGTCGCGAACGCGGCCGGCCACGTCACCGTCCACCCACCTGGTCCGAAGGACCCGACCACCCTGCGCGGCGCCCTGTACAACGTCAGCACCGAGCCGGCCTTCCGCCGCCGCGGCCTGGCCCGCGCCTGCGTCACCGCCCTGCTCGACTGGTACCGCGACGAGACCGGCGTCGGCCAGGTCGAACTCCACGCCACCGAAGAGGGCGCCGAGCTGTATCACTCCCTCGGCTTCGTCGACAGCCGGTACTCGACCCAACGCCTCCACGTCCCGCGCTGA
- a CDS encoding LCP family protein, whose translation MSPTARRARRARPRTDGTTRRRTTLGALGLAIAGALLPGTAYLVAGRRRLGTLVLVTWLGLLGSAAYVGLVRREDLISWALDPDVLLGMILGLIGLGLAWVTVLVTSYKLLRPVPSGIGPRLFGSAVIGLVCFAIAAGSAVGTQNLVAQRNLVTKVFADGDSKSGTKPQLDRKDPWADLPRLNLLLLGADDAEGRPGTRTDTVIVASIDTRTGDTALISLTRNFMRMPFPKGTPLHDKFPTGFWNPAVPADKEQSEFYLDAMYKNVPRDYGNLLEPSDNPGADVLKLSVGEALGLKLHYYLQINLSGFEKMVAALGGITVNINYPVPVGGDDDKNIPPGRYLQPGPNRKLQGFDALWFARGRYRVPGADLARQARQRCTIKAIVERATPQNVLTNYQEIAAAGEQLIRTDVPQEQLANFVALGQKVKSAKIKNVDLDKKKNFPNGRNPNYAGMRAIVKTALNPPTAVKPTVQPTLRPTPTEEPADLTASCAYNPS comes from the coding sequence ATGTCCCCGACCGCGCGCAGAGCCCGACGAGCCCGGCCCCGCACCGACGGGACCACGCGGCGCCGGACGACTCTCGGCGCGTTGGGTCTCGCGATCGCCGGCGCCCTGCTCCCCGGTACGGCGTACCTGGTGGCGGGGCGCCGGCGACTGGGCACACTCGTCCTGGTCACCTGGCTGGGCCTGCTCGGCAGCGCGGCGTACGTCGGTCTCGTCCGGCGCGAGGACCTGATCAGCTGGGCCCTCGATCCGGACGTGCTGCTCGGGATGATCCTCGGCCTGATCGGGCTCGGTCTCGCCTGGGTCACCGTTCTCGTCACGTCGTACAAGCTGCTCCGCCCGGTCCCGAGCGGCATCGGGCCACGGCTGTTCGGCTCGGCGGTGATCGGGCTGGTCTGTTTCGCGATCGCGGCCGGCTCGGCGGTCGGTACACAGAACCTGGTCGCCCAGCGCAACCTGGTCACCAAGGTTTTCGCGGACGGCGACTCGAAGAGCGGGACCAAGCCGCAGCTCGACCGCAAGGACCCGTGGGCCGACCTCCCGCGCCTCAACCTGCTCCTGCTCGGCGCCGACGACGCGGAGGGCCGCCCCGGGACCAGGACCGACACGGTGATCGTGGCCAGCATCGACACCCGGACCGGCGACACGGCCCTGATCTCGCTCACCCGCAACTTCATGCGGATGCCGTTCCCGAAGGGCACCCCGCTGCACGACAAGTTCCCCACCGGCTTCTGGAACCCGGCCGTCCCGGCGGACAAGGAGCAGTCCGAGTTCTACCTGGACGCGATGTACAAGAACGTCCCGCGCGACTACGGCAACCTGCTGGAGCCCTCCGACAACCCCGGCGCCGACGTCCTCAAACTCTCGGTCGGCGAAGCTCTCGGGCTCAAGCTGCACTACTACCTGCAGATCAACCTCTCCGGCTTCGAGAAGATGGTCGCCGCCCTCGGCGGCATCACGGTGAACATCAACTACCCGGTCCCGGTCGGCGGTGACGACGACAAGAACATCCCGCCCGGCCGGTACCTCCAACCAGGCCCCAACCGCAAACTCCAAGGCTTCGACGCCCTCTGGTTCGCCCGAGGCCGCTACCGCGTACCGGGCGCCGACCTCGCCCGCCAAGCCCGCCAGCGCTGCACGATCAAGGCCATCGTCGAACGAGCGACTCCGCAGAACGTGCTAACGAACTACCAGGAGATCGCGGCGGCGGGTGAGCAGCTGATCCGCACGGACGTACCGCAGGAGCAGCTGGCGAACTTCGTCGCCCTGGGCCAGAAGGTGAAGTCGGCGAAGATCAAGAACGTCGATCTCGACAAGAAGAAGAACTTCCCCAACGGCCGCAACCCGAACTACGCAGGCATGAGAGCGATCGTGAAGACCGCGCTGAACCCACCCACCGCGGTCAAGCCAACAGTCCAACCGACTTTGAGACCGACGCCGACCGAGGAACCGGCCGACCTGACCGCCTCCTGCGCCTACAACCCCAGCTGA
- a CDS encoding SDR family NAD(P)-dependent oxidoreductase — protein sequence MSGRLTDEVVLVTGAARGIGRAVALKAAEEGAAVALLDVLEDELATTTADLKATGARVHAAVGDITDESAVRTAVDAIVADLGPVTVLVNNAGKNAYADATKMTVEEWDSVFDVDLKGAWLMARQVLPSMIADRHGAIVNIASIHSSLTTAGMFPYAAAKSGLVGMTRSLALDVAPHNVRVNAVSPGYIGTDLLEEFFDTIPGEREKALSVHPLGRIGTPENVAEVVCFLASEAASYVTGANWSVDGGLGVRYA from the coding sequence GTGTCTGGACGTCTGACGGACGAGGTCGTACTGGTCACCGGAGCAGCCCGCGGAATCGGCCGCGCGGTCGCCCTCAAGGCCGCCGAGGAGGGTGCCGCCGTGGCCCTGCTCGACGTCCTCGAAGACGAACTCGCCACCACGACCGCCGACCTGAAAGCCACCGGCGCCCGGGTCCACGCCGCCGTCGGCGACATCACCGACGAGTCCGCCGTCCGTACCGCCGTCGACGCGATCGTCGCCGACCTCGGCCCGGTCACCGTCCTGGTCAACAACGCCGGCAAGAACGCGTACGCCGACGCGACCAAGATGACCGTCGAGGAATGGGACAGCGTCTTCGACGTCGACCTGAAGGGCGCCTGGCTGATGGCCCGCCAGGTGTTGCCGTCGATGATCGCCGACCGGCACGGCGCGATCGTCAACATCGCCTCCATCCACTCCAGCCTGACCACCGCCGGCATGTTCCCGTACGCCGCGGCGAAGTCCGGCCTGGTCGGCATGACCCGCTCCCTGGCCCTCGACGTGGCACCCCACAACGTCCGCGTGAACGCGGTCAGCCCCGGCTACATCGGCACCGACCTGCTGGAAGAGTTCTTCGACACGATTCCGGGCGAACGCGAGAAGGCCCTGAGCGTCCATCCGCTGGGGCGCATCGGGACGCCGGAGAACGTGGCAGAGGTCGTGTGCTTCCTCGCCTCGGAGGCCGCGTCGTACGTAACGGGCGCCAACTGGTCCGTCGACGGCGGCCTGGGCGTCCGGTACGCGTAG
- a CDS encoding TetR/AcrR family transcriptional regulator, protein MTTASRATRNATSRPGGRSARVRDQVLEAVQAELADTGYDGLTIDGVAARSGVHRTTIYRRWKTVAGLLVDLLEAGVDDTWAPADTGSLEADLVALNREVREALSGDSSVTLAVIAASFRTPEAAEALTRFWDDRYERSAVVVERAITRGEVPGDTAAARVVMAATSPLYHQLVLRRSRMSRAEADQYARDSAAAAIAGLLRH, encoded by the coding sequence ATGACCACTGCGTCGAGGGCAACCCGGAATGCCACGAGTCGTCCTGGCGGCCGTAGTGCGCGGGTCCGTGACCAGGTGCTGGAGGCCGTGCAGGCGGAGCTCGCCGACACGGGGTACGACGGGCTGACGATCGACGGGGTCGCCGCCCGGTCGGGGGTGCACCGGACCACGATCTACCGGCGCTGGAAGACGGTCGCCGGGTTGCTCGTCGACCTGCTGGAGGCGGGCGTGGACGACACCTGGGCGCCGGCGGACACGGGTTCGCTGGAGGCAGATCTGGTGGCGCTGAACCGCGAGGTCCGGGAGGCGTTGTCGGGCGATTCGTCGGTCACCCTGGCCGTGATCGCGGCGTCGTTCCGTACTCCGGAGGCCGCCGAGGCGCTCACCCGGTTCTGGGACGACCGGTACGAGCGCAGCGCCGTCGTGGTCGAGCGGGCGATCACGCGAGGCGAGGTACCGGGCGATACCGCGGCCGCGCGGGTGGTGATGGCGGCGACGTCACCGCTGTACCACCAGCTGGTCCTCCGACGATCGCGGATGAGCCGGGCGGAGGCTGACCAGTACGCGAGAGATTCCGCCGCTGCCGCCATCGCGGGGTTGTTGCGGCACTAG
- a CDS encoding ABC-F family ATP-binding cassette domain-containing protein, whose product MSAQLSLHHVTKSYDHRLVLDDVYCAFPPGRISGLIGENGSGKSTLLRLLAGVEAPDDGTVTVAGAGIGFLAQDNPLPLHLDVAAVADHALAELRQLERRLRELELLLAEGNLGVLDEYGDLQNAFEAREGYDADARLARATYGLGLNRIPSTRRLAELSGGELARLHLAAVLAASPEVLLLDEPTNHLDVAASTWLENHLRSRRGTTVVVSHDRAFLERTASTLFEVDGDTHRVTRYGTGYEGYLVEKAAERARIAQTRQTWEDDVTAMRATVRTTADRVAYGKPMKDNNKVAYDRATGRVNEAERSKIRNAKERLRRLEADPPPVPAKPLEFRASLRTGTRQAGVILDAVGVSVGHRLHPQSLEIDASSRILITGPNGIGKSTLLDVLAGDLAPDTGYVDRRGAVGYLPQEVTETKPDETLRSALARHPGAAGLGLFRQEQLPTRIGQLSTGQRRRLALARLLTARYDALLLDEPTNHLSLVLVEELEAALDTYDGALVVVSHDRRFVSRWRGEIHEIKEEALVSH is encoded by the coding sequence ATGTCTGCCCAGCTCTCCCTGCACCACGTCACCAAGTCGTACGACCACCGCCTCGTCCTCGACGACGTCTACTGCGCGTTCCCGCCCGGCCGGATCAGCGGCCTGATCGGTGAGAACGGTTCGGGCAAGTCGACGTTGCTCCGGTTGCTCGCCGGCGTCGAAGCACCCGACGACGGCACCGTCACGGTCGCCGGCGCGGGGATCGGGTTCCTGGCCCAGGACAACCCGTTGCCCCTGCACCTCGACGTCGCCGCGGTCGCCGATCACGCGCTCGCCGAGCTCCGGCAGCTCGAACGGCGGTTGCGCGAGCTCGAACTACTCCTTGCCGAGGGCAACCTCGGCGTGCTCGACGAGTACGGCGACCTGCAGAACGCCTTCGAGGCCCGCGAGGGGTACGACGCGGACGCGCGGCTCGCCCGGGCGACGTACGGGCTCGGGCTGAACCGGATCCCGTCGACCCGGCGGCTGGCCGAGTTGTCCGGCGGCGAACTCGCCCGGCTGCACCTGGCCGCGGTGCTGGCCGCCTCGCCCGAGGTGCTGTTGCTCGACGAACCCACCAACCACCTCGACGTCGCCGCGTCCACCTGGCTGGAGAACCACCTCCGCTCCCGGCGCGGGACGACGGTCGTGGTATCGCACGATCGCGCGTTCCTGGAGCGCACGGCGTCCACGTTGTTCGAGGTGGACGGTGACACGCATCGCGTCACCCGGTACGGCACCGGGTACGAGGGCTATCTGGTCGAGAAGGCGGCCGAGCGGGCCCGGATCGCGCAGACCCGGCAGACCTGGGAGGACGACGTCACCGCGATGCGGGCCACGGTCCGGACCACCGCGGACCGGGTCGCGTACGGGAAGCCCATGAAGGACAACAACAAGGTCGCGTACGACCGGGCGACCGGCCGGGTGAACGAGGCCGAGCGGAGCAAGATCCGCAACGCCAAGGAGCGCCTCCGCCGGTTGGAGGCCGACCCGCCTCCCGTCCCGGCGAAGCCGCTGGAGTTCCGGGCCTCGCTCCGGACCGGGACCCGGCAGGCGGGCGTGATCCTCGACGCCGTCGGGGTCTCCGTCGGGCACAGGCTGCACCCCCAGTCCCTGGAGATCGACGCGAGCAGCCGGATCCTGATCACCGGACCCAACGGCATCGGTAAGTCCACGCTGCTCGACGTCCTCGCGGGCGACCTCGCACCGGACACCGGGTACGTCGACCGCCGCGGCGCCGTCGGGTACCTGCCCCAGGAAGTGACCGAGACCAAGCCGGACGAGACCCTACGATCGGCGCTCGCGAGGCATCCCGGGGCGGCCGGGCTCGGCTTGTTCCGGCAGGAGCAGTTGCCGACCCGGATCGGCCAGTTGTCGACCGGGCAACGGCGCCGGCTCGCCCTCGCCAGGTTGCTGACGGCAAGGTACGACGCGTTGCTGCTCGACGAGCCGACGAACCACCTGTCCCTGGTCCTCGTCGAGGAACTCGAGGCCGCCCTGGACACGTACGACGGCGCGCTCGTCGTGGTCAGTCACGATCGCAGGTTCGTCTCCCGCTGGCGCGGCGAGATCCACGAGATCAAGGAGGAAGCCCTTGTCAGCCACTGA
- a CDS encoding virginiamycin B lyase: protein MSATEFTLTTAGEGPYGVVVRGDEVWTTLVHAGAVARLVDGDAHRFDLGAPECRPSVLAVGPDDAIWFTRSGDNKLGRIAGDEVTTIAVEGGSPYGVSAGPGGVWFTVMDADLIGKVDAAGAVTQYEIGTTGGFPAMITSDGEELWFTLNAANAIGRLTTDGVATTYPLPTEAAGPVGISAGPDAVWFVEILAGQVGRIDRDGKIEEFPLPDRASKPHAVAATPDGGCWVTLWGSGELVRLDATGTVVRTVALGDGSEPHGLALAADGSVWVALERGSVAHIPPAG from the coding sequence TTGTCAGCCACTGAGTTCACCCTCACCACGGCCGGAGAGGGACCGTACGGCGTGGTGGTGCGCGGCGACGAGGTGTGGACGACCCTGGTCCACGCCGGCGCCGTCGCCCGCCTCGTCGACGGCGACGCGCACCGCTTCGACCTGGGCGCGCCCGAGTGCCGGCCGAGTGTGCTCGCCGTCGGACCGGACGACGCGATCTGGTTCACCCGCAGCGGCGACAACAAGCTCGGCCGGATCGCCGGCGACGAGGTCACCACGATCGCGGTCGAAGGCGGCTCGCCGTACGGCGTTTCAGCGGGACCGGGCGGGGTCTGGTTCACCGTGATGGACGCGGACCTGATCGGCAAGGTGGATGCGGCCGGCGCGGTCACGCAGTACGAGATCGGGACGACGGGCGGATTCCCGGCGATGATCACCAGCGACGGCGAGGAGCTGTGGTTCACCCTCAACGCCGCGAACGCGATCGGCCGGTTGACCACCGACGGCGTGGCGACGACGTACCCCTTGCCGACCGAGGCCGCTGGTCCGGTCGGGATCAGCGCCGGTCCGGACGCTGTCTGGTTCGTGGAGATCCTCGCCGGGCAGGTCGGGCGGATCGACCGGGACGGCAAGATCGAGGAGTTCCCGTTGCCGGACCGGGCGTCCAAGCCGCACGCGGTCGCGGCGACACCGGACGGCGGTTGCTGGGTGACGTTGTGGGGATCGGGCGAACTGGTCCGCCTGGACGCGACCGGCACGGTCGTCCGCACCGTTGCCCTGGGCGACGGGTCCGAACCGCACGGGCTCGCGCTCGCCGCGGACGGGTCGGTCTGGGTCGCGCTGGAGCGGGGTTCCGTTGCTCACATTCCGCCTGCGGGGTGA
- a CDS encoding UbiA prenyltransferase family protein — translation MTTLVAVRARPKLRDVLAVGRPAFWIVSVVPYSVGILLATRSLVPPADLWPRLLLGAVVMGPLLWLAVLAINDAYDLPGDLLNPRKSKSPLLDGRVTLTAAKQLSVAAGATAIVVGLLVGWVFTLGVVLALVLGWAYSVPPVRLKTRAGFDVAVNSLALGAFGPLAGWAAVTPDLSDFPWVMALQGTLAAAALYLPTTLADVTADRAAGYRTIAVRLGERATYRLGFAAWIAAAGLSVLLAALDHVIPRGMLVLEVVMVPVLVLAYHRLITPRMTFGPVIVLAGLFLIPCGTFALTYTGVLTL, via the coding sequence GTGACCACACTGGTGGCGGTTCGGGCTCGTCCCAAGCTGAGGGACGTGCTCGCGGTAGGGCGGCCGGCGTTCTGGATCGTCTCGGTCGTCCCGTACTCGGTGGGCATCCTGCTGGCGACGCGCAGCCTGGTGCCCCCGGCGGACCTCTGGCCGCGGCTCCTGCTCGGTGCCGTCGTGATGGGTCCTCTGCTCTGGCTCGCCGTGCTCGCGATCAACGACGCGTACGACCTGCCCGGCGACCTGCTCAATCCGCGGAAGTCGAAGTCGCCGTTGCTCGACGGGCGGGTGACGCTGACCGCGGCCAAGCAGCTGTCCGTCGCCGCGGGCGCCACGGCGATCGTGGTGGGCCTGCTGGTCGGCTGGGTGTTCACGCTCGGCGTCGTCCTCGCGTTGGTGCTCGGCTGGGCGTACAGCGTGCCGCCGGTCCGGCTGAAGACGCGGGCCGGGTTCGACGTCGCGGTGAACTCGCTGGCGCTCGGTGCGTTCGGGCCGTTGGCGGGCTGGGCCGCGGTGACTCCGGATCTCAGCGACTTCCCGTGGGTGATGGCGTTGCAGGGCACCCTGGCCGCGGCCGCGCTCTACCTGCCGACCACGCTCGCCGACGTGACCGCGGATCGCGCCGCGGGGTACCGGACGATCGCGGTCCGGCTCGGTGAGCGGGCGACGTACCGGCTCGGGTTCGCGGCCTGGATCGCGGCGGCCGGGTTGTCGGTCCTGCTCGCGGCGCTCGACCACGTGATCCCGCGGGGCATGCTGGTACTGGAGGTCGTGATGGTGCCCGTCCTCGTGCTGGCGTACCACCGGCTGATCACGCCGCGGATGACGTTCGGCCCGGTGATCGTTCTCGCCGGCCTCTTCCTGATCCCGTGCGGCACCTTCGCGCTGACGTACACCGGCGTCCTCACACTCTGA
- a CDS encoding 2OG-Fe(II) oxygenase has product MTFDWNALTAELDAVGCALTPRVLTAEQCQEISGLYDQVDRFRSTVDMQRHRFGSGQYRYFAHPLPEVVGKLREWFYPHLLPVARDWAERLGQPAPWPDTLAEWLEMCHQAGQTRPTPILLRYRGGDWNALHRDLYGDLVFPLQVVIGLDRPGVDHEGGEFLLVEQRPRAQSRGTVTSLPQGHGLIFTTRDRPVESARGWSAAPVRHGVSTVRSGIRHTLGLVFHDAA; this is encoded by the coding sequence ATGACCTTCGACTGGAACGCGTTGACGGCAGAGCTCGACGCGGTCGGATGCGCGCTCACCCCTCGCGTCCTGACCGCTGAACAATGCCAGGAGATCTCCGGCCTGTACGACCAGGTGGACCGGTTCCGGAGCACGGTCGACATGCAGCGGCACCGCTTCGGCTCGGGACAGTACCGGTACTTCGCCCATCCACTGCCCGAGGTGGTCGGCAAGCTGCGGGAGTGGTTCTACCCGCACCTGCTGCCGGTCGCCCGCGACTGGGCCGAGCGACTCGGGCAGCCGGCACCGTGGCCGGACACGCTGGCCGAGTGGCTGGAGATGTGTCATCAGGCCGGGCAGACGCGGCCGACCCCGATCCTGCTCCGGTACCGCGGCGGCGACTGGAACGCGTTGCACCGTGACTTGTACGGCGACCTGGTGTTCCCGCTGCAGGTGGTGATCGGGTTGGACCGGCCGGGCGTGGACCACGAGGGCGGCGAGTTCCTGCTGGTCGAGCAGCGGCCGCGGGCCCAGTCGCGGGGCACCGTGACGTCGTTGCCGCAGGGACACGGGCTGATCTTCACCACGCGGGACCGGCCGGTGGAATCGGCGCGCGGCTGGTCGGCGGCGCCGGTCCGGCACGGCGTGAGCACCGTACGGTCGGGGATCCGGCACACGCTCGGCCTCGTCTTCCACGACGCGGCCTGA
- a CDS encoding MarR family winged helix-turn-helix transcriptional regulator, producing the protein MDDAIGTRLRHVLELLDGDVAKVYVDLGLPGYRPRFSPIVRALVAGGPLSVRELATAVGVTHSAASQTVAQLTKAGLVTQQPGERDARQRVVHLTGKARELLPVIEAEWKATSAAMAGLDAELSAPLGKVLAEIVEAVGRRPFRERIADQAGESLGLPPS; encoded by the coding sequence ATGGACGACGCGATCGGCACCCGGTTACGGCACGTGCTGGAGCTGCTCGACGGTGACGTGGCCAAGGTGTACGTCGACCTCGGGCTGCCCGGGTACCGGCCGCGGTTCTCGCCGATCGTCCGGGCCCTCGTTGCCGGTGGCCCGTTGTCGGTCCGTGAGCTGGCGACCGCGGTCGGGGTCACGCACTCGGCCGCGAGCCAGACCGTCGCCCAGCTGACGAAGGCGGGCCTGGTCACGCAGCAGCCCGGTGAGCGGGATGCCCGTCAACGCGTCGTGCACCTCACCGGCAAGGCGCGCGAACTCCTGCCGGTGATCGAGGCCGAGTGGAAGGCGACCAGCGCGGCGATGGCCGGACTGGACGCGGAGTTGTCGGCGCCGCTCGGGAAGGTGCTGGCCGAGATCGTCGAGGCAGTCGGCCGCCGACCGTTCCGCGAGCGGATCGCCGACCAGGCCGGTGAATCGCTCGGACTGCCGCCGAGCTGA